The following are encoded together in the Glycine soja cultivar W05 chromosome 5, ASM419377v2, whole genome shotgun sequence genome:
- the LOC114412296 gene encoding uncharacterized protein At3g27210-like, whose protein sequence is MGLCSSVPRNANADMKLKLSFGSKSEKLVIHPSPIKGQQPQNGWSTTTFTDHGSKEEAFFDSKAWLDSDCEDDFYSVNGDFTPSRGTTPIHHTFGTPSRSRIPGSMAETSPEKKKKLLELFRESVKDDQVDGHGHKEVKPTIQDVLPKSAHCTPYLSEANSACSSERTMSEDRASIREKLVKSLQWCIPSLSSCRSFRERRRKTSPAIEVNGKH, encoded by the exons ATGGGTTTGTGTTCTTCGGTCCCCAGAAACGCTAACGCAGACATGAAGCTCAAACTCTCGTTCGGTTCCAAATCTGAGAAACTGGTGATTCATCCATCACCCATCAAGGGACAACAACCCCAAAATGGGTGGTCAACGACCACCTTCACCGACCATG GTAGCAAAGAGGAAGCCTTTTTTGATTCCAAGGCCTGGTTAGACTCGGATTGTGAAGATGATTTCTATAGTGTCAATGGTG ACTTTACACCATCTCGAGGGACCACACCAATTCACCACACTTTTGGAACCCCTTCTAGGAGTAGAATTCCTGGCTCTATGGCGGAAACATccccagaaaagaaaaagaaattgttaGAGCTTTTCCGCGAAAGTGTCAAAGATGACCAAGTTGATGGCCATGGACACAAAGAAGTCAAACCCACTATCCAAGATGTTTTACCAAAATCTGCACATTGCACTCCTTATCTCTCAGAGGCTAACTCTGCTTGTAGTAGTGAAAGGACCATGAGTGAGGATCGTGCATCCATTAGAGAGAAATTAGTAAAGTCTTTGCAGTGGTGCATTCCAAGCTTGTCTTCATGCCGAAGCTTTCGCGAGAGGAGGAGGAAGACAAGTCCTGCAATAGAAGTAAATGGAAAGCATTGA